From Bradysia coprophila strain Holo2 chromosome IV unlocalized genomic scaffold, BU_Bcop_v1 contig_5, whole genome shotgun sequence, one genomic window encodes:
- the LOC119071577 gene encoding neuroguidin codes for MVEAINGNVQEDIPALRLLVEMNNNVNQVTDLVETMIQKVKSGEVNTEHGISFLTVKYQMLLNYLINLTYVVLRKSSGRTIEKDPAIDRLIEIRTVLEKIRPIDYKLRYQIDKIVKTAVTGTSNALDPNSFKANPGNLMSQAMSDDDNSSDTDDDEETGKTTKAARNKSKGVNKSAVYVPPKLSAVHYDADDTKGERQRKQMERAKKRAFSSSIIQDLKEEYLDIPTEESAGTRAQKILSKSQKEKEEYEETYLTRLPVTKAEKHRHNKLTTLGTLGDEVTNFGGAKPSQSKGKKRKQTPKKKGGTKKRRFV; via the exons ATGGTTGAG GCAATCAATGGCAACGTCCAAGAGGACATCCCCGCTTTACGGCTGCTCGTTGAGATGAACAACAATGTTAATCAAGTTACCGATTTGGTTGAAACTATGATACAGAAAGTGAAGAGCGGAGAAGTCAATACGGAACATGGCATCAGTTTCTTGACGGTGAAATATCAGATGCTGCTCAACTATCTAATTAATCTGACGTACGTGGTGCTGAGGAAAAGCTCAG GACGGACAATTGAAAAGGATCCGGCCATCGATCGATTGATTGAAATCCGAACGGTACTGGAGAAGATACGGCCGATAGACTACAAACTGAGGTACCAAATCGACAAGATAGTAAAGACCGCAGTTACTGGCACCAGCAACGCTCTCGATCCCAATTCGTTCAAG GCCAATCCGGGTAATCTAATGTCACAAGCGATGAGTGACGATGACAACAGTTCGGATACTGACGATGACGAAGAGACCGGCAAAACGACGAAAGCAGCTCGCAATAAGTCAAAAGGCGTAAATAAAAGCGCTGTCTACGTCCCTCCGAAGTTAAGTGCCGTTCATTACGATGCAGATGATACCAAAGGCGAACGACAACGTAAACAAATGGAACGAGCCAAGAAACGTGCATTCAG TTCGTCGATCATCCAGGATTTGAAAGAGGAATATTTGGACATTCCAACGGAAGAGTCGGCTGGTACGAGAGCGCAGAAGATTTTGTCCAAATCGCAAAAGGAGAAGGAGGAGTACGAGGAGACATATCTAACCCGGTTGCCTGTTACCAAAGCGGAAAAGCATCGACACAACAAGTTAACCACTTTGG GTACTTTGGGTGATGAAGTTACTAATTTCGGCGGCGCAAAGCCAAGTCAATCGAAAGGCAAGAAACGGAAACAGACGCCGAAAAAGAAAGGAGGAACAAAGAAGAGAAGATTTGTTTGA